One genomic window of Nocardioides daphniae includes the following:
- a CDS encoding TadE/TadG family type IV pilus assembly protein gives MDQVAAPAPDERGSVAIEAAIGVPAFGLFIAMVILGGRVEIAKQSVEAAAYEAARAASIERTQSEAISSGKSAATSSLHDQGLQCATTNVTVNAAAFNAPLGTTAQVTATVTCKVDVSDLAIPGVPGTRTITATASSPVDAYRERR, from the coding sequence GTGGACCAGGTGGCGGCGCCGGCGCCGGACGAGCGCGGATCGGTGGCGATCGAGGCCGCGATCGGCGTCCCGGCCTTCGGCCTGTTCATCGCGATGGTCATCCTCGGCGGCCGCGTGGAGATCGCCAAGCAGTCGGTGGAGGCAGCCGCCTACGAAGCAGCTCGAGCCGCCTCGATCGAGCGGACCCAGAGCGAGGCGATCAGCTCCGGCAAGTCCGCGGCCACCAGCAGCCTGCACGACCAGGGCCTGCAGTGCGCGACCACCAACGTCACGGTCAACGCCGCGGCATTCAACGCGCCACTGGGCACCACCGCGCAAGTGACCGCCACGGTGACCTGCAAGGTCGACGTGTCAGACCTGGCCATCCCCGGTGTGCCGGGGACCAGGACGATCACCGCGACCGCCAGCAGTCCCGTCGACGCCTACCGGGAGCGCCGATGA
- a CDS encoding TadE family protein gives MTIQMVFLIPALFLLMFLGLQGALYYHAKQVALAAAQEGAREAGSETGTRESGLATANTFLNHAGGSDVMTSTSVSGSRTTTTATITVTGKSLSVIPGWHVTVSQSASVPVERLTE, from the coding sequence GTGACCATCCAGATGGTCTTCTTGATCCCCGCGCTCTTCCTGCTGATGTTCCTCGGCCTCCAGGGCGCGCTGTACTACCACGCGAAGCAGGTAGCGCTCGCGGCCGCGCAGGAGGGCGCCCGCGAGGCGGGCAGCGAGACCGGCACCCGAGAGTCCGGTCTGGCAACGGCGAACACCTTCCTCAACCACGCCGGCGGCTCCGACGTGATGACGTCGACCAGTGTCTCGGGGTCACGGACCACGACCACCGCCACGATCACGGTCACGGGCAAGTCCCTGAGCGTGATTCCGGGGTGGCACGTCACCGTCTCCCAGAGCGCCAGCGTGCCGGTCGAGAGGCTCACCGAATGA
- a CDS encoding SAF domain-containing protein produces MVAAGALGTAFAFTSVNDTHEVLVVANDIKRGETIDAGDLAVVRVSVDPALTPVPGSQKAQLEGSRAAVDLWAGTLLTEQAVTDSLVPGQGESLVGISLTPAQMPSEPLYSGDIVRIVTTPGDQGEVTDKEPVTIEATVVGVSRVEETGETVVDVSVPEREAADLAARAATGRVALVLDARER; encoded by the coding sequence TTGGTCGCTGCCGGAGCGCTGGGCACTGCATTCGCCTTCACCTCGGTCAACGACACCCACGAGGTCCTCGTCGTCGCCAACGACATCAAGCGCGGCGAGACCATCGACGCCGGTGACCTCGCCGTCGTCCGAGTCAGCGTCGACCCCGCGCTGACCCCGGTCCCCGGCAGCCAGAAGGCCCAGCTGGAGGGCAGCCGCGCGGCGGTCGACCTGTGGGCCGGCACCCTGCTCACCGAGCAGGCCGTCACCGACAGCCTGGTGCCGGGGCAGGGGGAGTCCCTGGTGGGCATCAGCCTCACTCCCGCCCAGATGCCCTCGGAGCCCCTCTACAGCGGCGACATCGTCAGGATCGTCACCACGCCCGGCGACCAAGGCGAGGTGACCGACAAGGAGCCGGTGACGATCGAGGCCACCGTGGTCGGTGTTAGCCGCGTCGAGGAGACGGGGGAGACCGTCGTCGACGTCTCGGTGCCCGAGCGCGAGGCCGCCGACCTGGCCGCCCGCGCCGCCACCGGACGCGTCGCGCTCGTCCTGGACGCCCGGGAGCGCTGA
- a CDS encoding helix-turn-helix domain-containing protein, translating to MDRSVDRRHGRSRNRRTAVSEASSWRPLFTIEEAATYLNVPTRWVADAVRERRVRCTRIGKHVRFRPEHLDELIEAGEQPVSASPHALTVVRPPGSNRRRSKL from the coding sequence ATGGACCGCTCCGTCGACCGTCGTCATGGACGTTCGAGAAACCGGAGGACGGCTGTGAGCGAGGCATCGAGCTGGCGTCCGCTGTTCACCATCGAGGAGGCGGCTACCTATCTCAACGTTCCGACGAGGTGGGTCGCGGATGCTGTTCGGGAGCGGAGGGTGCGATGCACACGAATCGGCAAACATGTCCGTTTTCGCCCAGAGCACCTCGACGAACTGATCGAGGCGGGAGAGCAGCCAGTCTCCGCCTCACCCCACGCGCTGACTGTCGTCCGGCCGCCGGGATCCAACCGTCGCCGCTCAAAGCTCTGA
- a CDS encoding type II secretion system F family protein produces the protein MTGLQVALASGTLLGLALALLVWRLAPSDPDLVDALDRLSPDHVVPRRSAGLDDAGGDAGSAVDRIGLWAMKNLPGGAWAHTPRKDLAILQISEARFYGEKVVWAMLGLIMPPLLAGFFTMIGLPLPFAIPTLGSLALAALFWFMPNYNATDEAKKARIEFNRALGAYIDMVATGVRDGSSGQQALRSAAEVGDTWVFKRIESELRRARYMTRAPWDSLHGLADELGVPELDDLADIMQQSGQDGAQIYNNLRARAAALRSAMLSAELGKANAASERMYIPASLLGIVFMAILVTPRCSDSPPDAPNTDPTHGRVAQDRQPNNQGRNNPMLKLFIALQLAVLTVRASLEDRVTRHRDERGSVTIQEVLWAVAAIAIVGIVVAAIRAFVTSESGKIK, from the coding sequence ATGACCGGCCTGCAGGTTGCGCTCGCCAGCGGCACGCTCCTCGGGCTGGCCCTCGCCCTGCTCGTGTGGCGTCTCGCTCCGTCGGACCCTGACCTGGTCGACGCGCTGGACCGTCTCTCGCCCGACCACGTCGTGCCGCGCCGCTCCGCCGGCCTCGACGACGCCGGCGGCGACGCCGGATCGGCCGTCGACCGGATCGGCCTGTGGGCGATGAAGAACCTGCCCGGGGGAGCCTGGGCGCACACGCCGCGCAAGGACCTGGCCATCCTGCAGATCAGCGAGGCCCGGTTCTACGGCGAGAAGGTCGTCTGGGCGATGCTAGGCCTGATCATGCCGCCGCTGCTGGCCGGGTTCTTCACGATGATCGGTCTCCCGCTGCCGTTCGCGATCCCCACGCTCGGCTCGCTGGCCCTGGCCGCCCTGTTCTGGTTCATGCCCAACTACAACGCCACCGACGAGGCCAAGAAGGCGCGCATCGAGTTCAACCGCGCCCTCGGCGCCTACATCGACATGGTCGCCACCGGCGTCCGCGACGGCTCCAGCGGCCAGCAGGCGCTGCGCTCGGCCGCCGAGGTCGGCGACACCTGGGTGTTCAAGCGGATCGAGAGCGAGCTGCGCCGCGCCCGCTACATGACGCGCGCACCGTGGGACTCCCTGCACGGCCTGGCGGACGAGCTCGGCGTCCCTGAGCTCGACGACCTCGCCGACATCATGCAGCAGTCCGGCCAGGACGGAGCGCAGATCTACAACAACCTCCGCGCCCGGGCCGCTGCCCTCCGCTCGGCGATGCTCAGCGCCGAGCTCGGCAAGGCCAACGCGGCCTCCGAGCGCATGTACATCCCTGCCAGCCTGCTAGGCATCGTCTTCATGGCGATCCTCGTCACCCCTCGATGCTCCGATTCGCCACCTGACGCCCCTAACACCGACCCCACCCACGGCAGGGTCGCCCAAGACCGCCAACCGAACAACCAAGGAAGGAACAACCCGATGTTGAAGCTCTTCATCGCCCTCCAACTCGCGGTGCTCACCGTGCGCGCTTCTCTCGAGGACCGCGTCACCAGGCACCGCGACGAGCGCGGCTCCGTCACGATTCAGGAGGTGCTCTGGGCAGTGGCGGCCATCGCCATCGTCGGCATCGTCGTCGCCGCCATCAGGGCCTTCGTGACCAGCGAGTCCGGCAAGATCAAGTAG
- a CDS encoding type II secretion system F family protein, with protein MSTTSSAFLPAVFGACIVIGLIGMVYALIPAPPKPARAARTVTPFGRLGSRFGRLDRRTRLLMIGGAVTGLLVALVTGWVIAIVLVPAAIIGIPLLLTPPPAAASIEKLEALEEWTRSLSGKLTAGQSLRSALIKSLQSTPEPIEREVGLMVSRLWNNTSSTEDVLRAFAEDLSDSTGDVVASQLILAASGRGQAGLSKALDALAETVAADVRARRQIAADQAKPRTTARTVTVITLGVLGILAFTGDYIEPYGTPLGQVVLAVLLAAYVATLLWMRRMAVAKPLPRFLDLDARTAHRAAQRTASGTKEGALA; from the coding sequence ATGAGCACCACATCGTCGGCGTTCCTGCCCGCCGTCTTCGGCGCCTGCATCGTCATCGGCCTGATCGGCATGGTCTATGCGCTGATCCCGGCGCCGCCCAAGCCGGCCCGGGCCGCCCGGACAGTCACCCCGTTCGGTCGGCTGGGCAGCAGGTTCGGCCGGCTCGACCGACGTACTCGGCTGCTGATGATCGGCGGCGCCGTGACCGGTCTCCTGGTGGCGCTGGTGACCGGCTGGGTGATCGCGATCGTGCTCGTCCCGGCCGCGATCATCGGTATCCCGCTGCTGCTGACGCCGCCGCCGGCAGCCGCGAGCATCGAGAAGCTCGAGGCGCTCGAGGAGTGGACCCGGTCCCTGTCGGGCAAGCTGACCGCCGGCCAGTCGCTGCGCTCGGCGCTCATCAAGTCCCTGCAGTCGACGCCGGAGCCGATCGAGCGCGAGGTCGGGCTGATGGTCTCGCGGCTGTGGAACAACACCTCGTCCACCGAGGACGTGCTGCGCGCCTTCGCCGAGGATCTCAGCGACTCCACCGGCGACGTCGTGGCCAGCCAGCTGATCCTCGCCGCCAGCGGCCGCGGTCAGGCCGGTCTGTCGAAGGCCCTCGACGCCCTCGCCGAGACCGTCGCGGCCGACGTGCGCGCACGTCGCCAGATCGCCGCCGACCAGGCCAAGCCCCGCACCACCGCACGCACCGTCACCGTGATCACCCTCGGTGTGCTTGGCATCCTCGCCTTCACCGGCGACTACATCGAGCCGTACGGCACCCCGCTGGGTCAGGTCGTGCTCGCGGTTCTGCTGGCGGCCTACGTGGCGACGCTGCTGTGGATGCGCCGGATGGCCGTCGCCAAGCCGCTCCCGCGATTCCTCGACCTCGACGCCCGCACCGCGCACCGCGCCGCCCAGCGCACAGCATCGGGCACGAAGGAAGGAGCGCTCGCATGA
- a CDS encoding MinD/ParA family ATP-binding protein encodes MALIVLASASGSPGVSTTALGLTLNWHSPVLLIDADPTGSSAVFAGYFHGTQEPTGGLINLALSLREGTLADTLPRETLLLDPEAPAERSAWFLPGIRAHEQAPSLLPLWDPLIEQLRALERNGQDVIVDAGRLGLAGWPQPLIAAADLTLLVTRNCLPALAGATSWAKTLRAQFAAVGGLSRLGVLLVDEDRRWPTVPTGARVRPYTARHIAKALQIPVVSSVDWEPEAAEVYSHGARKPRKFESSGLLRGYRASAAAIQSILAANQAALAPTNGGRA; translated from the coding sequence ATGGCGCTGATCGTCCTGGCCTCCGCGAGCGGCTCGCCCGGCGTCTCCACCACCGCGCTCGGGCTTACCCTCAACTGGCACAGCCCCGTCCTCCTGATCGACGCCGACCCGACCGGATCGTCCGCGGTGTTCGCCGGCTACTTCCACGGAACCCAGGAGCCAACCGGCGGGCTGATCAACCTCGCCCTGTCCCTGCGCGAGGGGACGCTGGCCGACACCCTGCCGCGCGAGACGCTGCTGCTGGACCCTGAGGCGCCGGCCGAGCGGTCGGCGTGGTTCCTGCCCGGCATCCGGGCCCACGAGCAGGCCCCCAGCCTGCTGCCCCTGTGGGATCCGCTCATCGAGCAGCTGCGGGCGCTGGAGCGCAACGGCCAAGACGTCATCGTCGACGCCGGCCGGCTCGGCCTCGCCGGATGGCCCCAGCCGCTCATCGCCGCCGCCGACCTCACCCTGCTCGTCACCCGCAACTGTCTGCCGGCACTCGCCGGCGCGACCAGCTGGGCCAAGACCCTGCGGGCCCAGTTCGCCGCGGTCGGTGGCCTCTCCCGCCTCGGAGTCCTCCTCGTCGACGAGGACCGCCGCTGGCCCACGGTGCCCACCGGAGCCCGAGTCCGGCCCTACACCGCACGCCACATCGCCAAGGCCCTGCAGATCCCCGTGGTCTCCTCGGTCGACTGGGAGCCCGAAGCCGCGGAGGTCTACTCCCACGGCGCCCGCAAGCCCCGCAAGTTCGAGTCCTCCGGCCTGCTGCGCGGCTACCGGGCCAGCGCCGCGGCCATCCAGTCCATCCTCGCCGCCAACCAGGCCGCCCTCGCCCCCACGAACGGAGGCCGAGCATGA
- a CDS encoding pilus assembly protein TadG-related protein: MTRRVDHPQEGDAVPTDDIRAALRQLGIGPTDEMINVLEERPQGTVLPDGYVPGLTAVRVDTSSLADPSAGDGRLRTSRDERGSISVWFATASFAMIILVGMAVDLGGKVHTQQQARSAAAQAARTGAQEVQGSTAVRGEDLRVDINAAKAAAMDYLHAAGVEGNARVVDGDTLIVTTTDTYTSKFLGIIGLDTMQVTGEASARLIRAEGGIER, encoded by the coding sequence ATGACGCGCCGTGTCGACCATCCCCAGGAAGGCGATGCCGTGCCTACTGACGACATCAGGGCGGCTCTGCGGCAGCTCGGCATCGGCCCAACGGACGAGATGATCAACGTCCTGGAGGAACGGCCTCAGGGAACCGTGCTTCCCGACGGCTACGTGCCAGGGCTCACGGCGGTACGCGTGGACACCTCGTCACTTGCCGACCCGTCCGCGGGGGATGGTCGCTTGAGGACCTCGCGCGATGAGCGCGGCTCCATCAGCGTGTGGTTCGCCACCGCGTCCTTCGCGATGATCATTCTCGTCGGGATGGCAGTCGACCTCGGCGGCAAGGTCCACACCCAGCAACAGGCCCGCAGCGCCGCCGCTCAGGCAGCGCGCACCGGCGCCCAGGAGGTCCAGGGCTCGACCGCGGTGCGTGGCGAGGACCTCCGCGTCGACATCAACGCCGCCAAGGCGGCTGCGATGGACTACCTCCACGCCGCCGGCGTGGAAGGGAACGCGCGCGTCGTCGACGGCGACACCCTGATCGTCACCACCACCGACACCTACACCAGCAAGTTCCTCGGGATCATCGGCCTGGACACCATGCAGGTCACCGGGGAGGCGTCCGCGCGGCTCATCCGCGCCGAAGGAGGCATCGAAAGATGA
- a CDS encoding FhaA domain-containing protein — protein sequence MGALQRFEQRLENLISGAFARAFRSAVQPVEISAALQREVDNNSQILSRDRRLVPNEFHVELADGDLERLAPYDNAMARDLAEQLEEHAEAQGYVFPGPIEISFEQASDLPTGQMRVRSSARASVTGGEEHRLRARKPRAVLEINGTQHPLLPPGVVVGRGTESDVRINDPGVSRRHVEFDCTERGDGPYVTVTDLGSTNGMLVDGQRVDRARLGNGSTVRIGSTDIRVLFTDEHSGPGAGRS from the coding sequence GTGGGCGCCCTGCAACGATTCGAGCAGCGCCTGGAGAACCTCATCTCCGGCGCCTTCGCCCGCGCCTTTCGCAGCGCCGTGCAGCCGGTCGAGATCTCGGCCGCGCTCCAGCGCGAGGTCGACAACAACTCGCAGATCCTGAGCCGCGACCGACGCCTGGTGCCCAACGAGTTCCACGTCGAGCTGGCCGACGGCGACCTGGAGCGCCTCGCTCCCTACGACAACGCGATGGCGCGCGACCTGGCCGAGCAGCTCGAGGAGCACGCCGAGGCCCAGGGCTACGTCTTCCCCGGTCCGATCGAGATCTCCTTCGAGCAGGCCTCCGACCTCCCCACCGGGCAGATGCGCGTCCGAAGCTCCGCCCGCGCCAGCGTCACCGGTGGCGAGGAGCACCGCCTGCGTGCCCGCAAGCCGCGCGCCGTGCTCGAGATCAACGGCACCCAGCACCCGCTCCTGCCGCCCGGCGTCGTCGTCGGCCGCGGCACCGAGTCCGACGTACGCATCAACGACCCGGGCGTCAGCCGCCGCCACGTCGAGTTCGACTGCACCGAGCGCGGCGACGGTCCCTACGTCACCGTGACCGACCTGGGCTCCACCAACGGCATGCTGGTCGACGGGCAGCGCGTCGACCGCGCCCGCCTGGGCAACGGCTCCACCGTGCGCATCGGCAGCACCGACATCCGCGTCCTCTTCACCGACGAGCACTCGGGGCCCGGCGCGGGGAGGAGCTGA
- a CDS encoding LysM peptidoglycan-binding domain-containing protein, with amino-acid sequence MTTPTHPTLGQRLTGLAASVAVLGILVGLPALFLAIGASPVPDQAPTLDSIKNALLAPDDGTLVLGLFKVIGWAAWAFMALSLVVEAIARLRNIQAPQLPGLRLPQAGARNLIGLAALLFIAAPITAQAATAAPANAAAPAAVGHVHAAAVDQAPVQQDVKVEVKQERQAPKTVDHAVKPGESLWSIAEDHFGDGARYKEIAELNRDLLGAQPSFLEPGWVLKLPAPQVKDAPAHQYGVQSGDTLSEIAQEQLGDADRWPEIYQASTGLAQPGGVQLTDPDVIDVGWTLNIPGADNQQQPREVGSEDPASPEGQQPVDPPAEEKPPVVQEPDVPEVPETAAPETEAPEVAPPQAEELAAAEVDQVDDSEDSVLEAPWVLAGLTGGGVLLSGALLMALRSRRRAAFRNRPPGRAIAAPSPELAPVEMTLNATGAAAVATVEFADEALRRLAAAVGAQGTTMPPLAAVELGHGKLTLHLSAPATVPVPWVGSPDQTHWHVTTDTDVDQLGPDTGNVEPPYPLLATIGMSDTGETWLLNCEELSTLTISGDPTYGRDFARHLPPSWP; translated from the coding sequence ATGACCACGCCCACCCACCCCACTCTGGGCCAGCGGCTCACCGGCCTCGCGGCCTCGGTCGCCGTGCTCGGCATCCTCGTCGGGCTCCCTGCCCTGTTCCTCGCCATCGGGGCCAGCCCGGTTCCCGACCAGGCCCCGACCCTGGACAGCATCAAGAACGCGCTCCTGGCGCCCGACGACGGCACGCTCGTGCTCGGCCTGTTCAAGGTGATCGGCTGGGCCGCGTGGGCCTTCATGGCGCTCAGCCTCGTCGTCGAGGCCATCGCGCGGCTTCGCAACATCCAGGCCCCCCAGCTGCCGGGCCTCCGGCTGCCGCAGGCCGGCGCCCGCAACCTGATCGGGCTCGCGGCCCTGCTGTTCATCGCCGCACCCATCACTGCCCAGGCAGCCACCGCCGCTCCAGCCAACGCTGCCGCCCCGGCCGCGGTGGGTCACGTCCACGCCGCCGCCGTCGACCAGGCCCCCGTGCAGCAGGACGTCAAGGTCGAGGTGAAGCAGGAGCGCCAGGCGCCCAAGACCGTCGATCACGCCGTGAAGCCGGGGGAGAGCCTCTGGTCGATCGCCGAGGACCACTTCGGCGACGGAGCCAGGTACAAGGAGATCGCCGAGCTCAACCGCGACCTGCTCGGCGCGCAGCCGAGCTTCCTCGAGCCCGGCTGGGTGCTCAAGCTGCCCGCGCCTCAGGTCAAGGACGCCCCCGCACACCAGTACGGCGTCCAGTCGGGAGACACCCTCAGCGAGATCGCGCAGGAGCAGCTCGGTGACGCCGATCGGTGGCCGGAGATCTACCAGGCCTCCACCGGCCTCGCCCAGCCCGGCGGAGTGCAGCTGACCGACCCCGACGTCATCGACGTCGGCTGGACCCTCAACATCCCCGGTGCCGACAACCAGCAGCAGCCGCGTGAGGTCGGGTCCGAAGACCCCGCCAGCCCCGAGGGCCAGCAGCCCGTCGACCCGCCGGCCGAGGAGAAGCCGCCGGTCGTCCAGGAGCCCGACGTGCCGGAGGTCCCCGAGACTGCGGCACCTGAGACTGAGGCACCCGAGGTCGCGCCGCCCCAGGCCGAGGAGCTGGCAGCCGCCGAGGTCGACCAGGTCGACGACAGCGAGGACTCGGTCCTCGAGGCACCCTGGGTCCTCGCCGGTCTCACCGGCGGGGGCGTGCTGCTGTCCGGGGCCCTGCTGATGGCACTGCGCTCACGCCGTCGCGCCGCGTTCCGCAACCGGCCGCCCGGCCGCGCGATCGCCGCCCCGTCGCCGGAGCTCGCGCCGGTGGAGATGACCCTGAACGCCACCGGCGCCGCCGCGGTCGCCACCGTGGAGTTCGCCGACGAGGCGCTGCGTCGCCTCGCGGCCGCCGTCGGCGCCCAGGGCACCACGATGCCGCCGCTCGCGGCGGTGGAGCTCGGGCACGGCAAGCTGACCCTGCACCTCAGCGCGCCGGCCACCGTCCCCGTGCCCTGGGTGGGCAGCCCCGACCAGACCCACTGGCACGTCACCACGGACACCGACGTCGACCAGCTCGGTCCCGACACCGGCAACGTCGAGCCGCCCTACCCGCTGCTGGCCACCATCGGGATGAGCGACACCGGCGAGACGTGGCTGCTGAACTGCGAGGAGCTGTCCACCCTCACCATCAGCGGAGACCCCACCTACGGCCGCGACTTCGCCCGCCACCTCCCGCCCAGCTGGCCGTGA
- a CDS encoding helix-turn-helix transcriptional regulator: protein MVSALDPSELRAAREKAGLTQHELARLVGAAGGERVSRWELGTSVPRPDFLVRLARALDIPTLRLIHIDGEMPDLRALRLQAGLTVPRLAAAVNVAVPTYYAWEQGRWARLPASKQLDKLALALGQPLDVVDAAFHEAQRQRARGTEK, encoded by the coding sequence ATGGTCTCCGCCCTTGACCCCTCAGAACTGCGCGCTGCTCGCGAGAAGGCGGGCCTGACTCAGCACGAGTTGGCACGTCTCGTTGGTGCTGCTGGCGGGGAGCGAGTATCGCGCTGGGAGCTCGGCACGTCCGTTCCCCGGCCGGACTTCCTCGTCAGACTCGCAAGGGCCCTCGATATCCCGACCCTTCGTCTCATTCACATTGACGGCGAGATGCCCGACCTCAGGGCACTTCGTCTTCAGGCTGGGCTAACGGTGCCGAGGCTGGCCGCGGCCGTAAACGTGGCTGTGCCTACCTACTACGCGTGGGAACAGGGTCGCTGGGCTCGGCTCCCTGCGTCCAAGCAGCTCGACAAACTCGCCCTCGCGCTGGGGCAGCCCCTTGATGTCGTTGACGCCGCCTTTCATGAGGCTCAACGTCAGCGCGCGCGGGGAACGGAGAAGTAG
- a CDS encoding tyrosine-type recombinase/integrase produces the protein MVDAAGQRWPAGWVKGEGFVRPASEADPLTEPPRFVDIGEEYVRQIVDLSPGQRKRYLGHLRVLEETRIRGSLIFTKPVTAITEADLKDWLIDWDRSLKTKANYHGLIYGVFGYAVKRGWLPANPAVGTAPRMSRVKQSRPELRFLTERELQRAVDLAGPYADLLTVAVGTGMRFGELGALWVSDVDLERRTIRINKAWKRNGEDDATDVPGWLAKLLKAKHTMRDHHLGVPKTTKSRRTITISPALVAVLRKRIRGKAADDFVFVSNAGYPLHNGDFSTHVWRKLMTALEAEGISRFRFHDLRHTHVAWLIAGGAPLPHIQARLGHESITTTIDTYGHLLPAGDELISGIIDTALTGGTIRPSSGSSTGTKAKGKKSKKRAKAASGQGLSPLAEKSVGT, from the coding sequence ATGGTGGACGCTGCTGGCCAGCGGTGGCCGGCCGGCTGGGTAAAGGGCGAGGGATTCGTCCGACCGGCCAGCGAGGCGGACCCCCTAACCGAGCCCCCGCGGTTCGTTGACATCGGCGAGGAATACGTCCGCCAGATCGTCGACCTCTCGCCCGGCCAGCGCAAGCGCTACCTGGGCCACCTCCGCGTGCTGGAAGAGACCAGGATCCGAGGATCACTGATCTTCACAAAGCCGGTGACCGCAATCACCGAGGCAGACCTCAAGGATTGGTTGATCGACTGGGACCGGTCACTCAAGACGAAGGCGAACTATCACGGCCTGATCTACGGAGTCTTCGGATACGCCGTCAAGCGCGGTTGGCTGCCTGCGAACCCTGCCGTCGGGACGGCACCACGGATGTCCAGGGTGAAGCAGTCAAGACCTGAGCTGCGCTTCCTCACCGAACGAGAACTGCAACGTGCTGTCGATCTGGCCGGACCATACGCCGACCTACTGACCGTCGCCGTGGGCACCGGCATGCGGTTCGGCGAACTCGGAGCTCTCTGGGTCTCCGACGTGGACCTCGAGCGTCGCACGATCCGAATCAACAAGGCGTGGAAGCGCAATGGAGAGGACGACGCAACTGACGTGCCCGGGTGGCTCGCCAAGCTGTTGAAGGCCAAGCACACGATGCGCGATCACCACCTCGGCGTACCAAAGACCACGAAGTCGCGCCGGACGATCACCATCTCGCCTGCGCTCGTCGCCGTCTTGCGCAAGCGGATCAGAGGCAAGGCAGCTGACGACTTCGTCTTCGTGTCGAACGCTGGATACCCGCTGCACAACGGGGACTTCAGCACGCACGTGTGGCGAAAGCTGATGACGGCCCTCGAAGCCGAGGGCATCAGTCGATTCAGGTTTCACGACCTGCGGCACACCCACGTCGCGTGGTTGATCGCTGGCGGTGCACCATTGCCCCACATCCAGGCACGGTTGGGGCATGAGTCGATCACGACGACGATCGACACTTACGGCCATCTGCTTCCCGCCGGTGACGAACTCATCTCCGGCATCATCGACACTGCGCTGACCGGAGGGACAATCCGCCCCAGCTCTGGGTCGTCCACGGGAACGAAGGCGAAGGGAAAGAAGTCCAAGAAGCGCGCCAAGGCGGCTTCGGGCCAGGGCTTGTCGCCTTTGGCCGAGAAGAGCGTCGGGACTTGA
- a CDS encoding CpaF/VirB11 family protein — MRAGKSIVVSGVQGSGKTTWVRALCSCIPPWEMIGTFETEFELHLHELVDRHKIVHAWEHRPGSGEVGLDGRQAGEFSLEEAIHHSFRFNLARQIVGEVRGPEVWNMLKAMESGPGSISTTHARSAEHTIEKLVSCAMEKGPQVTRELAISKLAAAIDIVMYLRSEVVPNDDGTFRKQRRVEEVLVVQPSIDAARGYATTPIFAPNKLGHAVATGKLDNFLAQELVRHGFDLEAYTAESQANPGVATS, encoded by the coding sequence GTGCGAGCCGGTAAGAGCATCGTCGTCTCCGGTGTCCAGGGCTCCGGCAAGACCACCTGGGTCCGCGCCCTGTGCTCGTGCATCCCGCCGTGGGAGATGATCGGCACCTTCGAGACCGAGTTCGAGCTGCACCTGCACGAGCTGGTCGACCGGCACAAGATCGTCCACGCCTGGGAGCACCGGCCCGGCTCCGGTGAGGTCGGCCTCGACGGCCGCCAGGCCGGTGAGTTCAGCCTCGAGGAGGCCATCCACCACTCCTTCCGGTTCAACCTCGCCCGCCAGATCGTCGGCGAGGTCCGCGGCCCGGAGGTCTGGAACATGCTCAAGGCCATGGAGTCCGGCCCGGGCTCCATCAGCACCACCCACGCCCGCAGCGCCGAGCACACCATCGAGAAGCTCGTCTCCTGCGCGATGGAGAAGGGACCGCAGGTCACCCGCGAGCTGGCGATCAGCAAGCTGGCCGCCGCGATCGACATCGTGATGTACCTGCGCTCGGAGGTCGTCCCCAACGACGACGGCACCTTCCGCAAGCAGCGGCGGGTCGAGGAGGTCCTGGTCGTCCAGCCCAGCATCGACGCCGCCCGTGGGTACGCGACCACCCCGATCTTCGCGCCCAACAAGCTCGGCCACGCAGTGGCCACCGGGAAGCTCGACAACTTCCTCGCCCAGGAGCTGGTCCGCCACGGGTTCGACCTCGAGGCGTACACGGCCGAGTCCCAGGCCAACCCGGGGGTGGCCACGTCATGA